A window from Telopea speciosissima isolate NSW1024214 ecotype Mountain lineage chromosome 8, Tspe_v1, whole genome shotgun sequence encodes these proteins:
- the LOC122638375 gene encoding putative pentatricopeptide repeat-containing protein At1g64310 isoform X1, whose protein sequence is MRFLWPSLAFELSQSYQPLSLTKQLHALIIKYQLSFDPFFATRIIRFYALNRDLRTARNVFDRTPSRSVYLWNSMIRAYAQYHKFNHAFSLFRSMLGTQVKPDNYTFACILRACSENLDPFGLRMAHGRVILSGLEWDSVSSSALVSAYSKLCLIDEASKVFHGISEPDLVLWNTMVSGYGCCGLWEKGLELFSMMRKLGEKPDEYTLVGLISGFTEPSLLEIGRGIHGFCLKKGFDFNTHVGSALVSMYSRCCCLSSAHRVFSSLSQPDLVVWSALVAGFVQSGKCEEALLLFREMTYLKGKKADSILIASVLVATARLAIARPGREIHGYVLRHGLEVEVMVSSAIVDMYSKCGFVGLGLQVFETMSEKNVIAYNSTISGLGSHGLAFRAFGVFDEMLEDGLKPDEATFSALLSACCHAGLVKDGQELFRRMKDEYGIEARTQHHVYMVKLLGMAGELGKAYDLIQSMPQIPDSGVWGALLSSCYIHGNLELGEIVARQLFQIEPNKTAYRVMLSNIYACDGRWDDVKKLRDDMEEAGLQKMPGLSWL, encoded by the coding sequence ATGCGCTTTCTATGGCCTTCCCTTGCTTTTGAGCTCTCGCAGTCTTATCAGCCTCTGTCGTTAACCAAACAATTACATGCACTGATCATCAAGTACCAACTCTCATTCGATCCCTTCTTCGCAACCCGAATCATCCGATTTTATGCTCTTAACAGAGACCTCCGGACCGCTCGCAATGTGTTTGATAGAACTCCCAGTAGAAGTGTATACCTCTGGAATTCCATGATCAGAGCTTATGCTCAGTACCACAAATTCAACCATGCGTTCTCTCTCTTCAGAAGTATGCTTGGTACCCAAGTGAAACCCGACAATTACACATTTGCATGTATTCTACGTGCGTGCTCAGAGAACTTGGATCCATTTGGGCTGAGAATGGCTCATGGGCGAGTGATATTGTCTGGTTTAGAATGGGATTCAGTTTCTAGCAGTGCACTTGTGAGTGCTTACTCGAAGTTATGCCTCATTGATGAAGCCTCTAAGGTGTTCCATGGGATATCAGAACCTGATCTGGTTCTTTGGAATACAATGGTTTCAGGTTACGGGTGTTGTGGACTTTGGGAGAAAGGGCTAGAATTGTTTAGTATGATGCGGAAATTGGGTGAAAAGCCTGATGAATATACCCTAGTTGGACTGATTTCAGGCTTTACGGAACCCAGCTTGCTGGAAATTGGACGAGGAATTCATGGTTTTTGCTTGAAAAAAGGGTTCGACTTTAACACTCATGTGGGCAGCGCGCTTGTGAGTATGTACTCAAGGTGTTGTTGTTTGAGTTCAGCGCATAGAGTTTTCAGTAGTTTATCCCAGCCTGATTTAGTTGTCTGGTCTGCTTTGGTTGCTGGGTTTGTTCAGTCTGGAAAATGTGAAGAGGCTCTACTCTTGTTCAGGGAAATGACATATCTGAAAGGTAAAAAAGCAGATTCCATCTTAATTGCAAGTGTATTGGTGGCTACTGCTCGGCTAGCAATTGCACGACCTGGTAGGGAGATCCATGGTTATGTTCTAAGGCATGGGTTGGAGGTTGAAGTCATGGTTTCCTCTGCCATTGTAGACATGTATTCAAAGTGTGGTTTTGTTGGCTTGGGGTTGCAGGTTTTTGAGACTATGTCAGAAAAGAATGTTATTGCCTATAATTCTACAATTTCAGGTCTTGGTTCTCATGGACTCGCCTTCCGTGCCTTTGGAGTGTTTGATGAGATGTTGGAAGATGGACTGAAACCTGACGAAGCCACTTTCTCTGCTCTTCTTAGTGCTTGCTGCCATGCTGGGCTTGTAAAAGATGGCCAGGAGCTTTTCAGGAGAATGAAAGATGAGTATGGAATTGAAGCCAGAACACAGCATCATGTTTACATGGTGAAGCTTCTGGGTATGGCTGGAGAGTTGGGAAAGGCCTATGATCTTATCCAATCCATGCCACAAATCCCAGATTCTGGTGTTTGGGGTGCACTTCTATCAAGCTGTTACATTCATGGAAATTTAGAGTTGGGTGAAATTGTTGCCCGTCAGCTCTTTCAGATTGAACCTAACAAAACTGCTTATAGAGTGATGCTTTCTAACATTTATGCTTGTGATGGGAGGTGGGATGATGTGAAGAAGTTGAGAGATGATATGGAGGAAGCTGGGCTGCAGAAAATGCCTGGACTAAGCTGGTTATGA
- the LOC122638375 gene encoding putative pentatricopeptide repeat-containing protein At1g64310 isoform X2 — translation MRFLWPSLAFELSQSYQPLSLTKQLHALIIKYQLSFDPFFATRIIRFYALNRDLRTARNVFDRTPSRSVYLWNSMIRAYAQYHKFNHAFSLFRSMLGTQVKPDNYTFACILRACSENLDPFGLRMAHGRVILSGLEWDSVSSSALVSAYSKLCLIDEASKVFHGISEPDLVLWNTMVSGYGCCGLWEKGLELFSMMRKLGEKPDEYTLVGLISGFTEPSLLEIGRGIHGFCLKKGFDFNTHVGSALSGKCEEALLLFREMTYLKGKKADSILIASVLVATARLAIARPGREIHGYVLRHGLEVEVMVSSAIVDMYSKCGFVGLGLQVFETMSEKNVIAYNSTISGLGSHGLAFRAFGVFDEMLEDGLKPDEATFSALLSACCHAGLVKDGQELFRRMKDEYGIEARTQHHVYMVKLLGMAGELGKAYDLIQSMPQIPDSGVWGALLSSCYIHGNLELGEIVARQLFQIEPNKTAYRVMLSNIYACDGRWDDVKKLRDDMEEAGLQKMPGLSWL, via the exons ATGCGCTTTCTATGGCCTTCCCTTGCTTTTGAGCTCTCGCAGTCTTATCAGCCTCTGTCGTTAACCAAACAATTACATGCACTGATCATCAAGTACCAACTCTCATTCGATCCCTTCTTCGCAACCCGAATCATCCGATTTTATGCTCTTAACAGAGACCTCCGGACCGCTCGCAATGTGTTTGATAGAACTCCCAGTAGAAGTGTATACCTCTGGAATTCCATGATCAGAGCTTATGCTCAGTACCACAAATTCAACCATGCGTTCTCTCTCTTCAGAAGTATGCTTGGTACCCAAGTGAAACCCGACAATTACACATTTGCATGTATTCTACGTGCGTGCTCAGAGAACTTGGATCCATTTGGGCTGAGAATGGCTCATGGGCGAGTGATATTGTCTGGTTTAGAATGGGATTCAGTTTCTAGCAGTGCACTTGTGAGTGCTTACTCGAAGTTATGCCTCATTGATGAAGCCTCTAAGGTGTTCCATGGGATATCAGAACCTGATCTGGTTCTTTGGAATACAATGGTTTCAGGTTACGGGTGTTGTGGACTTTGGGAGAAAGGGCTAGAATTGTTTAGTATGATGCGGAAATTGGGTGAAAAGCCTGATGAATATACCCTAGTTGGACTGATTTCAGGCTTTACGGAACCCAGCTTGCTGGAAATTGGACGAGGAATTCATGGTTTTTGCTTGAAAAAAGGGTTCGACTTTAACACTCATGTGGGCAGCGCGCTT TCTGGAAAATGTGAAGAGGCTCTACTCTTGTTCAGGGAAATGACATATCTGAAAGGTAAAAAAGCAGATTCCATCTTAATTGCAAGTGTATTGGTGGCTACTGCTCGGCTAGCAATTGCACGACCTGGTAGGGAGATCCATGGTTATGTTCTAAGGCATGGGTTGGAGGTTGAAGTCATGGTTTCCTCTGCCATTGTAGACATGTATTCAAAGTGTGGTTTTGTTGGCTTGGGGTTGCAGGTTTTTGAGACTATGTCAGAAAAGAATGTTATTGCCTATAATTCTACAATTTCAGGTCTTGGTTCTCATGGACTCGCCTTCCGTGCCTTTGGAGTGTTTGATGAGATGTTGGAAGATGGACTGAAACCTGACGAAGCCACTTTCTCTGCTCTTCTTAGTGCTTGCTGCCATGCTGGGCTTGTAAAAGATGGCCAGGAGCTTTTCAGGAGAATGAAAGATGAGTATGGAATTGAAGCCAGAACACAGCATCATGTTTACATGGTGAAGCTTCTGGGTATGGCTGGAGAGTTGGGAAAGGCCTATGATCTTATCCAATCCATGCCACAAATCCCAGATTCTGGTGTTTGGGGTGCACTTCTATCAAGCTGTTACATTCATGGAAATTTAGAGTTGGGTGAAATTGTTGCCCGTCAGCTCTTTCAGATTGAACCTAACAAAACTGCTTATAGAGTGATGCTTTCTAACATTTATGCTTGTGATGGGAGGTGGGATGATGTGAAGAAGTTGAGAGATGATATGGAGGAAGCTGGGCTGCAGAAAATGCCTGGACTAAGCTGGTTATGA
- the LOC122672851 gene encoding pescadillo homolog: MPKHYRPPGKKKEGNAAKYITRSKAIKYLQIPLPIFRRLCILKGVFPREPKKKVEGNHKTYYHMKDIMFLAHEPLLEKFREIRAYDKKVKKAQAKKNKDRAARLLSRKPTYYLDNLIRERYPKFIDALRDLDDCLTMVHLFAALPALESERIEVKRIHNCRRLSHEWQAYISRTHSLRKTFISVKGIYYQAEVEGQKITWLTPHALQQVWTDDVDFKVMLTFLEFYETLLAFVNFKLYHSINVKYPPILDPRLEALAADLYALSRYFAGNSRLTMGDSQAVNSSRSEQVEDVKKDSQNDESELRLAQLQHQLPANEPGTLMHLVNDADGDDDEDDDAERRECKSLFKNLKFFLSREVPRESFLFIIPAFGGLVSWEGDGSPFKESDEGITHQIVDRPTQGHIFLSREYVQPQWVYDCVNARIILPTDDYLVGRVPPPHLSPFVENEAQGYVPEYAEKIKRLQAAARKELLPMPGVDRYDVDGAQNLLVEGILSRTEANEAAKNKQKMAILEKQYHDELELERQGVQYTASVSNKKMQGGLEKTEAEEESVQDPGEVAKDADNMSMVVMSRKKRRLYEAMQISNERKKANIDLLKKRKAQASKATTTV, translated from the exons ATGCCGAAGCATTACAGGCCTCCT ggaaagaaaaaggaaggaaatgcTGCTAAATATATCACCAGATCGAAAGCAATCAAGTATCTGCAGATCCCTCTGCCTATTTTTAG GCGACTATGTATCCTCAAGGGTGTTTTCCCTCGAGAACcgaagaagaaggtggaaggAAACCACAAGACATATTATCACATGAAGGATATCATGTTCCTTGCACACGAACCATTACTAGAGAAATTCAGAGAAATTAGGGCTTATGACAAGAAGGTAAAGAAAGCTCAggcaaagaagaacaaggatCGCGCAGCTCGACTGCTGAGTCGCAAGCCAACTTATTACCTTGATAATCTTATACGGGAAAG ATACCCGAAGTTCATTGATGCACTGAGGGACTTGGACGACTGCCTCACGATGGTACACCTGTTTGCAGCATTACCAGCTCTTGAGAGTGAGCGCATTGAAGTGAAGCGTATTCACAACTGTCGAAG ATTGAGTCATGAATGGCAAGCTTACATTTCTCGAACTCACAGCTTACGTAAGACGTTCATATCTGTGAAAGGCATATATTACCAG GCTGAAGTTGAGGGGCAGAAGATCACATGGTTAACACCACATGCGTTGCAACAAGTCTGGACTGATGATGTTGACTTTAAAGTGATGTTAACCTTTCTGGAATTTTATGAG ACTCTCCTTGCCTTTGTCAATTTCAAACTTTATCATTCCATAAATGTGAAGTATCCACCCATTCTTGATCCTCGGTTGGAGGCTTTAGCGGCAG ATCTTTATGCACTATCCAGATATTTTGCTGGTAATTCTAGATTGACTATGGGTGACTCTCAAGCTGTGAATTCATCTCGATCAGAGCAGGTTGAGGATGTAAAAAAGGATTCACAAAATGATGAGTCTGAGTTAAGACTTGCTCAACTTCAACATCAACTTCCTGCTAATGAACCGGGCACATTGATGCATCTTGTAAATGATGCTGACGGTGATgacgatgaagatgatgatgcagaaagaagagaatgcaagtccctttttaaaaatttgaagttcTTTTTAAGTCGTGAG GTCCCAAGAGAGTCATTTTTATTTATCATTCCAGCTTTTGGAGGTCTGGTTTCCTGGGAGGGAGATGGCTCTCCATTTAAAGAATCTGACGAGGGCATTACTCATCAG ATTGTTGATAGGCCAACCCAGGGtcatatttttctttccagAGAATATGTTCAGCCGCAATGGGTTTATGATTGTGTAAATGCGCGGATCATTTTACCGACAGATGATTATTTGGTGGGAAG GGTTCCTCCACCACACTTGTCTCCATTTGTTGAAAATGAAGCACAAGGCTATGTTCCTGAGTATGCAGAGAAAATTAAGCGTCTGCAAGCTGCAGCTAGAAAGGAACTCTTGCCAATGCCTGGTGTAGATAGATATGATGTGGATGGTGCTCAGAATTTACTTGTAGAAGGTATATTAAGTCGCACAGAAGCTAATGAAGCAGCCAAGAATAAGCAGAAG ATGGCCATACTTGAGAAACAGTACCATGATGAATTGGAACTGGAACGACAAGGTGTACAATATACTGCATCTGTTTCTAATAAGAAAATGCAGGGTGGACTTGAGAAAACAGAGGCTGAGGAAGAGTCTGTACAAGATCCAGGAGAAGTTGCCAAAGATGCTGATAACATGTCCATGGTTGTGATGTCACGTAAAAAGAGGAGACTGTACGAAGCAATGCAG ATAAGCAATGAACGGAAGAAGGCGAATATTGATCTTCTCAAAAAGAGGAAAGCTCAAGCTTCAAAGGCAACCACAACCGTGTGA